One genomic region from Chryseobacterium sp. JJR-5R encodes:
- a CDS encoding helicase C-terminal domain-containing protein — protein MNLIRQNKKDLPGAGQIIYSELAVSEFPKLKEYLVREVGYKAEEIGIISGATTKKQRLAIQDDFNSGKIKIVIGSEAIQEGMNLQEKTSDVYILSLPYNFTSLRQVEGRAWRQGNENENVRINFMLTNDSIDVFMLQKLQAKQARYAEAMKKGVDVLDISDIDTQELKTAIITDPYTRANIEIEVLKKKIESDINRLTSDKAFVLRKFESVNELRSSVAFAEDMYRKVTVWAEENGKDSHKWKAKLPDYQNAIDLAKEKLEEASAVIASKGINIAEIEQKTKLTDDKVLELEQKLENLPDLMAELIGVYKLEKEERLKHYANVDHVSERSQENKELFKLGQQDNNQHKAVDAEIQSVSDGYKNYSGYKR, from the coding sequence ATGAATCTGATTCGTCAGAACAAAAAGGATCTGCCGGGAGCAGGCCAGATCATCTACTCTGAGCTGGCAGTATCTGAGTTCCCGAAACTGAAAGAGTACCTTGTCCGGGAAGTAGGATATAAAGCCGAGGAGATCGGGATTATTTCCGGTGCCACCACAAAGAAGCAGCGTTTAGCAATCCAGGACGATTTCAATTCCGGAAAGATTAAGATCGTGATTGGGAGCGAGGCCATTCAGGAGGGAATGAACCTCCAGGAGAAAACAAGTGATGTTTATATCCTCTCTTTACCTTATAATTTCACTTCGCTCAGGCAGGTGGAAGGTCGTGCCTGGAGACAGGGAAATGAGAATGAGAATGTGAGGATCAATTTTATGCTCACCAATGACAGTATCGATGTTTTCATGCTTCAGAAGTTGCAGGCCAAACAGGCCCGGTATGCCGAGGCCATGAAGAAAGGGGTTGATGTATTGGATATCTCCGATATCGATACCCAGGAACTGAAAACAGCCATTATCACCGATCCTTATACCAGGGCCAATATTGAGATCGAAGTTCTGAAGAAAAAAATTGAAAGTGATATCAACCGGCTTACTTCGGATAAAGCCTTTGTCTTAAGGAAATTTGAGAGTGTTAATGAGCTCCGAAGTAGTGTGGCTTTTGCGGAAGATATGTATAGAAAAGTAACAGTATGGGCAGAAGAAAATGGAAAAGACAGTCATAAGTGGAAAGCTAAACTTCCGGACTATCAAAATGCCATTGATTTGGCAAAAGAAAAACTGGAAGAAGCTTCTGCAGTAATTGCCTCTAAAGGGATAAATATTGCAGAAATAGAACAGAAGACCAAACTGACCGATGATAAGGTATTGGAACTGGAACAGAAGCTTGAGAACCTTCCGGATCTTATGGCCGAGCTTATAGGAGTGTATAAGCTTGAAAAGGAAGAACGGCTTAAACATTATGCTAATGTAGATCATGTATCGGAACGAAGCCAGGAGAATAAAGAACTGTTTAAACTAGGTCAACAGGATAATAATCAACATAAGGCAGTAGATGCAGAGATTCAATCAGTGAGCGATGGATATAAGAATTATTCCGGTTACAAGAGATAA
- a CDS encoding RHS repeat-associated core domain-containing protein, with product MKINNRKIQAYSFFFLHLFIASFSQTATPPKFHDAKGNIEVTQAGQLQYTLNIDTPPGVQGLVPSISMVYTSGGQNGLAGFNWNLSGLTSISRVGRNLDKDGINRRIQLDYSDYYSFNGQRLVLKSGEYGKDGATYATENYSNTKIKSVGPAAVISGASGPEYWEVTYPDGSRAWYGATEPGYNAARTPIDYNLVKLKDKNGNYITYTYDLFGNTSVISTIQWGGNEILNKPHFNKIEFTYKDREIPERAYINGVTLLQTRILDRILVTTNGAQYKKYVLSYKKDFNQTAYRYIDKISVLNSQDQESNPILFTSDTKGIDLTPPYNIDLLYTMGKTLKPNKNTDVVGDFDGDGNLDLLRYHSIAMPNVPTPGLYLYTNFYRPNYFTQFGNKPSFISSTLQELKDFIPVNFKKASLIHNRQGIVGFKKINNPSTSKKDLQLLFYSISNSNSLTLDYVKTIPDIEKYNQGESPDEFEDLEPFGNKTVSILGLETHDFNGDGLNELLLRLNFRYCTQGSGNPGNPGNPTAQSENITPGTQCNEFKKFIAIDLDENLQNNSWFYPVEFGDSNYASYRSGDFNGDGLNDFLKIDQNKNPILITVTKNPQGKYEPIITPFDPVNNAALNGDWNNSYAGDYNGDGLSDIMMPLSSTSDMWTIYTSKGNGFAFDTKKFVAPLPNREISQLSNGDIVVNNPRSFTAYDYNNDGKAELVATEVQKNYKLNVADSNINTKYYDKSITQNIDIFSTTGGTKLSPRYWTSLLSVVALNNDNISAELAVKPDDYMAAAASQYSGFMALVVGSVIPFNHIVGEAQDILINRYYDISRTGRITAISEGGVTTEITYKELDKLKNPGLYDGVKTESYPYVEINQSTGMYVVSQLQQSTMSGKKLMQDFRYRGLTSHILGKGMIGFRQQARSSWYAEGFENTKIWSGVEIDPVNEALPVKEWSIRTNNESKIFPADLSIGNNELLSFKSTAYRIKKLLSDQEITGPVADNDKPKVVTVILPETTKVKDFLTGSVAESTFTYGDYYLPSQTIAKINTSYGVTTSNYVYEHNPSAAGADYYIGRLKSTTKVTQAYGDFKSEKEEFTYENNRIKTVKRWNRDNSDYILDIFDYDGFGNAVKKVTANSLDSNTETTESLYDPKGRFIITKKDNAGLETQIQYSDSGQILTQSEPLGFVTTNTYDAWGKLVSSGTNLGGTTTFIYDRDTNYNAIVTENHPDGNVIITYTNRLGQKYKVATKAFGQGQFIFIETQYDILGRKTKESEPYFEGQSATKWNTIAYDDSVYPAKIKALAFTGKGTETGVSGFITTTRETTGYERITTKTADALGNTVSTTDPGGSIQFSYNAGGQQIQAAYAENTVTTKYDSWGRKSEFTDPSNGTYQYEYDGFGRTKKTISPNGTKEYTYNEIGQLISQHEISTVDGGQATNKTISFTYNNKKLLASKSGTVSGQAFSFSYAYDTYGRLLSSTENSNGKTYAEKAIIYDNKGRVASYEKELNSSGITTKAAVENVYSPWNGELYQIKDKVSGMILWELKETNIKGMLLRAKLGAADITNSYDDNGFLKTVNHSSAAKPDILKLTYTFDALRNELTNRKTEGDFSIEEQFYYDNNNRLVNWTDPVTGLEPSSNRNIYDIKGRITKNDQVGTIKFENTAKIYQPTGMTLSPAGVQNYNNDLIQTVTYNENNDPVLISGEKSRIHFDYGLESMRQRVDITKLKEPGGGSSGSFSTMSTTGIVDPNAPVWEDTVTKFYNEDNSFEIIRNISTNQEKHILYIAGTPYESNIVYLKDYGQVTGSYKYLHKDYLGSILAITDEAGNKLEGRHYDAWGNFTHLKTGNSLVITDKAIIAATGTLIDRGYTSHEHFTQVGIIHMNGRLYDPLLRRFLNADENIQDPSNTQNYNKYGYVMNNPMMYSDPDGEFWWMVAGALVGGYLNGVQANGGNWNPGKWDWQKSWSAVVGGAIGGAGITGAIGNITSNSGAIKTILPGIISGGLNSAFTGSNFLNGAVGGVSYAGNLFSNKVTSIDGLNAGYKYIVNPGYNDDGETEQYFQMAGFSQYGANGGIKPPFDKVEIGQLASAGIITAVTARILMGAVGAEVAGAGVIGVGGGLSWSSITSAGATIITRTVALGLLLSVRGDSSGPEKGYVYTIMGKDDIAKFGITRAKDPNSRPQRQLSGLNRDYSSFGPHSWMYLHTNVTVPEAFLYEKYYVWEYWNVHNKMPYAQRYPKPDALTEYLIKYLKLK from the coding sequence ATGAAAATCAATAACAGGAAAATTCAGGCCTACTCTTTTTTCTTTCTGCATCTTTTCATTGCTTCATTCTCACAGACTGCCACACCACCGAAGTTCCATGATGCGAAAGGTAATATCGAAGTCACCCAAGCAGGGCAGCTGCAGTATACCCTTAATATCGATACCCCACCGGGAGTACAGGGTCTTGTGCCCAGTATAAGTATGGTCTATACCAGTGGCGGGCAGAATGGGCTGGCAGGCTTTAACTGGAACCTGTCCGGCCTGACCTCAATATCGAGAGTTGGCAGGAACCTGGATAAAGACGGGATAAACAGAAGGATTCAGCTGGATTATTCTGATTACTACAGTTTTAACGGACAAAGACTTGTCCTAAAGAGTGGAGAATATGGAAAGGACGGGGCGACATATGCCACGGAAAACTATTCCAATACAAAAATAAAATCGGTTGGCCCGGCTGCGGTAATATCCGGAGCATCGGGTCCCGAGTACTGGGAAGTAACATACCCTGATGGCTCCCGGGCCTGGTATGGCGCAACTGAGCCGGGCTACAATGCAGCCAGGACCCCTATTGACTACAATCTTGTCAAATTGAAGGATAAAAACGGTAATTATATTACCTATACTTATGATTTATTCGGTAATACTTCTGTAATCAGCACAATACAGTGGGGAGGAAATGAAATACTGAACAAGCCCCATTTCAACAAGATTGAATTCACTTACAAGGACAGGGAAATTCCTGAAAGAGCCTATATAAATGGCGTAACGCTATTACAGACAAGGATATTAGACCGCATATTAGTCACTACAAATGGTGCCCAATATAAAAAATATGTCCTGTCCTATAAAAAGGATTTCAATCAAACCGCATACCGGTACATAGACAAAATATCCGTTCTGAACAGCCAGGATCAGGAGTCCAATCCCATCTTATTTACCTCTGATACTAAAGGAATAGATCTTACTCCTCCATATAATATTGACCTACTTTATACTATGGGTAAAACCTTAAAACCGAATAAAAATACCGATGTCGTAGGAGATTTTGACGGTGACGGCAATCTTGACCTATTGCGGTACCATTCTATTGCAATGCCCAACGTACCAACGCCGGGATTGTATTTGTATACAAATTTTTACAGGCCTAACTATTTTACCCAGTTTGGTAATAAGCCCTCATTTATAAGCAGTACATTGCAGGAACTAAAGGATTTTATTCCGGTCAACTTTAAAAAGGCCAGCCTGATCCATAACCGGCAGGGTATTGTGGGGTTCAAGAAAATTAATAATCCATCTACCTCCAAAAAGGACCTGCAGCTTTTATTTTACAGTATTTCGAATAGTAACAGCCTGACTTTGGATTATGTAAAGACCATCCCGGACATAGAAAAATATAATCAGGGTGAATCCCCGGATGAATTTGAGGATCTTGAGCCTTTTGGCAACAAGACCGTTTCCATCTTAGGCCTGGAAACTCATGATTTCAATGGTGACGGGCTGAATGAGCTGCTCCTGCGGCTTAACTTCAGATACTGTACCCAAGGATCCGGTAATCCCGGTAATCCTGGTAATCCGACCGCTCAGTCAGAAAACATTACTCCCGGAACACAGTGCAATGAATTTAAGAAATTTATCGCGATTGACCTTGATGAAAATCTGCAGAATAACAGCTGGTTTTATCCTGTTGAATTTGGTGACAGTAATTACGCTTCTTACAGAAGCGGGGATTTTAACGGTGACGGCTTAAATGATTTTCTTAAAATAGATCAAAACAAAAACCCGATACTTATAACGGTTACAAAAAATCCGCAGGGTAAATATGAACCTATAATAACACCTTTCGATCCGGTCAACAATGCCGCATTAAATGGAGACTGGAATAACAGTTATGCAGGTGATTACAATGGAGACGGATTAAGCGATATCATGATGCCTTTATCAAGTACTTCCGATATGTGGACTATTTATACATCAAAAGGAAACGGTTTTGCTTTCGATACTAAAAAGTTTGTCGCCCCTCTTCCTAATCGTGAAATAAGTCAACTGAGCAATGGTGATATAGTAGTAAATAATCCCCGAAGCTTCACAGCCTATGATTATAATAATGATGGGAAAGCAGAACTTGTAGCAACGGAAGTACAGAAAAATTATAAGCTAAATGTGGCAGATTCAAATATAAATACAAAATATTATGATAAATCAATTACTCAGAATATCGATATTTTTTCCACAACCGGAGGCACTAAATTATCACCGCGATATTGGACTTCGCTATTATCTGTAGTAGCACTCAATAATGATAATATCAGCGCAGAATTAGCCGTAAAACCGGATGACTACATGGCTGCGGCTGCAAGCCAGTATTCAGGATTTATGGCACTTGTTGTAGGTTCAGTCATTCCTTTTAATCACATTGTCGGGGAGGCCCAGGATATACTCATCAACCGGTATTACGATATTTCAAGAACAGGACGTATAACAGCTATTTCAGAAGGCGGGGTCACAACTGAAATTACCTATAAGGAATTAGACAAGCTTAAAAATCCGGGGCTGTATGACGGGGTCAAAACAGAAAGCTATCCTTATGTTGAAATTAACCAGTCGACGGGAATGTATGTTGTTTCGCAACTGCAGCAAAGTACGATGTCCGGCAAAAAATTAATGCAGGATTTCAGGTACAGAGGTTTAACGTCACATATACTGGGAAAAGGCATGATCGGGTTCCGGCAGCAGGCCCGCTCTTCCTGGTATGCTGAAGGTTTTGAAAATACCAAGATATGGTCCGGGGTAGAGATCGATCCGGTAAATGAAGCGTTGCCTGTAAAAGAATGGTCCATCAGGACAAATAACGAATCTAAAATCTTCCCGGCAGACCTTTCGATTGGTAATAATGAGCTGTTGAGCTTTAAATCGACTGCTTACAGGATTAAAAAATTATTATCGGATCAGGAGATAACCGGCCCGGTAGCGGACAATGACAAACCGAAAGTGGTTACTGTTATTTTACCGGAAACCACAAAAGTAAAGGATTTCTTAACGGGTTCTGTAGCGGAGAGCACATTCACTTACGGCGACTATTACCTGCCTTCCCAGACCATCGCCAAGATCAATACTTCCTACGGAGTAACAACATCAAATTATGTTTATGAACACAATCCATCCGCAGCGGGAGCAGATTACTATATTGGCAGGCTAAAATCTACTACTAAAGTAACCCAGGCTTATGGGGATTTCAAATCGGAGAAGGAAGAATTCACCTACGAAAACAACCGGATCAAAACGGTGAAAAGGTGGAACCGGGATAATTCCGATTATATTTTAGATATTTTTGATTATGATGGATTTGGCAATGCGGTCAAAAAAGTGACTGCCAACAGTCTTGACTCTAATACTGAAACCACAGAATCACTGTACGATCCCAAAGGAAGGTTCATTATCACTAAAAAGGATAATGCGGGGCTGGAGACCCAGATTCAGTATAGTGATTCCGGACAGATCCTGACACAAAGCGAACCGTTAGGGTTTGTCACTACTAATACTTACGATGCCTGGGGCAAGCTGGTATCTTCCGGAACGAATTTAGGTGGGACAACAACTTTCATTTATGACCGGGACACTAACTATAATGCCATTGTAACGGAAAACCATCCTGATGGCAATGTGATAATAACCTATACAAACAGGCTGGGCCAGAAATACAAAGTGGCCACGAAAGCATTTGGCCAGGGACAGTTTATATTCATAGAAACCCAGTATGATATTTTAGGAAGGAAGACCAAGGAATCCGAACCTTATTTTGAAGGACAAAGTGCAACTAAATGGAATACGATTGCCTATGATGATTCTGTATATCCCGCTAAGATAAAAGCATTGGCTTTTACCGGAAAAGGAACGGAGACCGGTGTTTCCGGATTCATTACAACGACCAGGGAAACTACGGGCTATGAAAGGATAACGACCAAAACAGCAGATGCGCTGGGAAACACGGTTTCCACAACCGATCCGGGAGGATCGATCCAGTTTTCTTACAACGCTGGCGGCCAGCAGATCCAGGCTGCCTATGCGGAAAATACGGTTACTACGAAGTATGATTCCTGGGGAAGGAAATCCGAGTTCACGGATCCGTCCAACGGTACATACCAATATGAATATGACGGGTTTGGCAGGACAAAGAAAACCATCAGCCCGAATGGAACCAAGGAATATACCTACAATGAAATCGGCCAGCTGATCTCACAGCATGAAATCTCTACAGTGGATGGCGGGCAGGCTACCAATAAAACGATTTCCTTCACGTACAATAACAAGAAGCTTCTTGCCTCGAAATCCGGCACCGTATCGGGCCAGGCTTTCAGCTTTAGCTATGCCTATGATACCTATGGCAGATTGTTGTCTTCTACAGAAAACAGCAATGGCAAAACATACGCTGAAAAGGCGATCATTTATGATAATAAGGGAAGAGTGGCATCTTATGAAAAAGAACTAAACTCTTCAGGAATTACAACGAAGGCTGCCGTAGAGAATGTATACAGTCCGTGGAATGGCGAGCTGTACCAGATAAAAGATAAGGTTTCCGGAATGATCCTCTGGGAGTTGAAAGAAACCAATATAAAAGGAATGCTGTTAAGGGCTAAGCTTGGCGCTGCGGATATCACCAACAGCTATGATGACAATGGCTTTTTAAAAACCGTCAACCACTCATCTGCCGCTAAGCCTGATATCCTGAAGCTGACCTATACCTTTGATGCGTTGAGAAATGAACTGACAAACAGGAAGACAGAGGGCGACTTCAGTATCGAGGAACAATTCTATTATGATAATAATAACCGCCTTGTTAACTGGACAGATCCGGTAACAGGCCTGGAACCGTCCTCCAACCGTAATATTTATGATATAAAAGGCCGTATTACTAAAAACGACCAGGTGGGCACCATCAAGTTTGAAAACACGGCTAAGATCTACCAGCCTACAGGGATGACCTTAAGCCCTGCCGGAGTTCAGAACTATAATAATGACCTGATCCAGACCGTTACCTATAATGAGAATAATGATCCTGTGCTGATTAGTGGCGAGAAAAGCCGTATCCATTTTGATTATGGCCTTGAAAGCATGAGACAGCGGGTGGACATTACCAAATTAAAAGAACCGGGAGGCGGAAGCAGTGGCTCATTTTCTACGATGAGCACAACTGGAATTGTAGATCCTAATGCACCGGTTTGGGAAGATACGGTAACGAAATTCTATAACGAGGATAATAGCTTTGAAATAATAAGAAACATATCCACCAATCAGGAAAAGCATATTTTATATATTGCAGGTACACCATATGAATCCAATATTGTATATTTGAAAGACTATGGCCAGGTTACGGGATCTTATAAATACCTGCATAAAGACTATCTGGGAAGCATATTGGCCATTACGGATGAAGCAGGAAATAAGCTGGAAGGAAGGCATTATGATGCATGGGGGAATTTTACCCACCTGAAAACAGGAAACAGCCTGGTAATTACTGACAAGGCTATTATAGCTGCAACCGGAACGCTCATTGACCGGGGATATACCAGCCATGAGCATTTTACACAGGTCGGTATCATCCACATGAACGGAAGATTGTATGATCCGCTTTTGAGAAGGTTTTTAAACGCGGATGAAAACATACAGGATCCTTCCAATACCCAGAATTATAATAAATATGGGTATGTGATGAATAATCCGATGATGTACAGTGATCCTGACGGCGAGTTTTGGTGGATGGTGGCAGGTGCATTGGTCGGAGGATATCTTAACGGAGTACAGGCTAATGGCGGAAACTGGAATCCTGGTAAATGGGATTGGCAGAAATCATGGAGTGCGGTAGTGGGTGGAGCCATCGGAGGAGCTGGTATTACCGGAGCCATCGGAAATATAACAAGTAACTCAGGAGCCATTAAGACTATTCTGCCGGGGATTATTTCCGGAGGCCTGAACTCAGCGTTTACCGGGTCTAATTTCCTCAATGGTGCAGTTGGTGGAGTATCTTACGCGGGAAATTTATTCAGTAATAAAGTAACTTCTATTGACGGACTGAATGCTGGTTATAAATATATTGTTAATCCCGGATATAATGATGATGGAGAAACTGAACAATATTTTCAAATGGCAGGCTTTTCACAATATGGAGCAAACGGGGGTATTAAACCTCCATTCGACAAGGTAGAAATAGGACAGTTAGCTTCTGCAGGAATAATAACGGCAGTAACCGCACGAATATTAATGGGAGCTGTTGGAGCAGAAGTTGCCGGAGCAGGAGTTATTGGAGTTGGAGGGGGTCTTTCCTGGTCATCAATAACAAGTGCTGGTGCAACTATAATAACAAGAACAGTTGCTCTAGGGTTACTACTTTCAGTGAGAGGTGATAGCTCTGGTCCTGAAAAAGGTTATGTATATACAATAATGGGCAAAGATGATATTGCAAAATTTGGTATTACAAGAGCTAAAGATCCAAATTCAAGACCACAAAGGCAGTTATCTGGTTTAAATAGAGATTATTCATCTTTTGGACCTCATAGTTGGATGTATTTGCATACAAATGTCACAGTTCCAGAGGCTTTTTTATATGAAAAGTATTATGTTTGGGAATATTGGAATGTTCATAATAAAATGCCCTATGCACAAAGATATCCAAAACCTGATGCATTGACAGAATATTTAATAAAATATCTTAAATTGAAATAA